A window of Borrelia sp. A-FGy1 contains these coding sequences:
- a CDS encoding ATP-dependent Clp protease ATP-binding subunit encodes MVEVSAKEVARKNKNREVSIWHLLMSILIRPKKSEIKSIDTKTLKNIKQDTLYEIEKLEKVLVTPNEIIIPKINREIFILIEKAKKEFKPKTSIGIKEIFYLILKTKKLLKKYKLNKLSFGFNEENIITNIDKIRLIETYKEFEDEIRLENENFEIGKYVKNLTALAKENKLDPLIGREKEIQELINILERRNKNSTILIGEPGIGKTAIVEGLAIKIANKEIKSKLQNKIILKIDTSDLVSGTKYRGEFEERLNNIIKSIKNNKDTIIFIDEIHTLMGAGNSEGALDASNILKPALSRSEIQIIGATTYDEYRKYIAKDKAFIRRFQTISIKEPNEKETLNILNNIIKNFEDYHGVTYKKEAIENVIYLSSKYLINKRFPDKAIDLIDIAGAKKKQETACKVINAEDIKRITDAMLDIKTESNIKEEIDILKKAEIQIREKIIGQNHAINEILREIVKTKLEINDNSKLLTAALFIGSSGSGKTMLANEVSNIIMEDENSILKLDMSEYREENSISKLIGTNPGYIGYADGGLLINRIKYYPKCFIIFENIENAHNSVLNIIERIIEYGELIDSQENKISFKNAILILTTSIGSEILLGKGNIGFGKTNNNINIKSEINNQLKKRFKSTLLDKIQKKIILNILQEEDVKIIYNNYYKNLISRYNSKNIKIKMDKNIKNYIIKTFYDKNSGARSILNAIKEEIEEKIINKIFKNPTINLIKIYLEKNKIKIE; translated from the coding sequence TTGGTTGAAGTATCCGCAAAAGAAGTTGCTAGAAAAAACAAAAATAGAGAAGTTTCAATCTGGCATCTGTTGATGTCTATCCTCATTCGTCCTAAAAAATCTGAGATAAAAAGTATAGACACAAAAACCTTAAAAAACATTAAACAAGATACATTATATGAAATAGAAAAATTAGAAAAAGTTTTAGTAACTCCTAATGAAATTATAATTCCAAAAATAAACAGAGAAATTTTTATTCTTATTGAAAAAGCAAAAAAAGAATTTAAACCTAAAACTTCAATAGGAATAAAAGAAATTTTTTATTTAATATTAAAAACAAAAAAATTACTAAAAAAATATAAACTTAATAAATTAAGCTTTGGATTTAATGAAGAAAATATAATAACAAACATAGACAAAATAAGATTAATTGAAACATATAAAGAATTTGAAGATGAAATAAGACTTGAAAACGAAAACTTCGAAATTGGGAAATATGTTAAAAATTTAACAGCACTTGCAAAGGAAAATAAACTTGATCCTTTAATTGGGCGTGAAAAAGAAATTCAAGAATTAATAAATATACTTGAAAGACGAAATAAAAATAGCACAATCTTAATAGGAGAACCTGGAATTGGAAAAACAGCAATAGTAGAAGGACTCGCAATAAAAATTGCAAATAAAGAAATAAAAAGTAAATTACAAAATAAAATAATACTAAAAATTGATACTTCTGACTTAGTATCAGGCACAAAATATAGGGGTGAATTCGAAGAAAGATTAAATAATATAATTAAATCAATTAAAAATAATAAAGATACAATAATATTTATTGACGAAATACACACGCTAATGGGAGCTGGAAATTCTGAAGGTGCTCTTGATGCATCAAATATTTTAAAGCCAGCCCTGTCTCGCTCCGAAATACAAATTATAGGAGCAACAACTTATGATGAATATAGAAAGTATATTGCTAAAGACAAAGCATTTATCCGAAGATTTCAAACAATATCAATAAAAGAACCTAATGAAAAAGAAACTCTAAATATTCTAAATAATATAATAAAAAATTTTGAAGATTATCATGGTGTTACTTACAAAAAAGAGGCAATCGAAAATGTAATATATTTATCATCAAAATATCTAATCAATAAAAGATTTCCTGACAAAGCAATTGACCTCATTGATATTGCTGGAGCTAAAAAAAAACAAGAGACAGCATGCAAGGTAATTAATGCCGAAGACATTAAAAGAATAACAGATGCAATGTTAGATATCAAAACAGAATCTAATATTAAAGAAGAAATTGATATACTTAAAAAAGCAGAAATACAAATAAGAGAAAAAATAATTGGACAAAACCATGCTATAAATGAGATCCTTAGAGAAATAGTTAAAACAAAACTTGAAATAAATGATAACAGCAAACTCTTAACAGCAGCATTATTTATAGGCTCAAGCGGAAGTGGAAAGACAATGCTAGCAAATGAAGTATCAAATATAATTATGGAAGATGAAAACTCAATATTAAAACTAGATATGTCAGAATATAGAGAAGAAAATTCTATTTCAAAATTAATAGGAACAAATCCTGGATATATAGGCTACGCTGATGGAGGACTACTAATAAATAGAATAAAATATTATCCCAAATGCTTCATTATATTTGAAAACATTGAAAATGCTCACAATTCAGTTCTTAATATAATTGAACGAATAATTGAATATGGTGAGCTTATTGATAGTCAAGAAAACAAGATATCTTTTAAAAATGCCATTCTTATTCTTACTACATCTATTGGATCTGAAATACTTCTTGGAAAAGGAAATATTGGATTTGGCAAGACAAATAATAACATAAATATTAAAAGTGAAATAAATAACCAACTTAAGAAACGATTTAAATCAACTTTATTGGATAAAATACAAAAAAAAATTATACTTAATATATTGCAAGAAGAAGATGTTAAAATAATCTATAATAATTATTATAAAAATCTTATTTCAAGATATAATTCTAAGAATATTAAAATAAAAATGGATAAAAATATTAAAAATTATATAATTAAAACTTTTTATGACAAAAACTCTGGAGCAAGAAGTATATTAAATGCAATAAAAGAAGAAATAGAAGAAAAAATTATTAATAAAATTTTTAAAAACCCCACTATTAATCTAATAAAAATATACTTAGAAAAAAACAAGATAAAAATAGAATAA
- a CDS encoding phospho-sugar mutase produces the protein MKNNELFKRIKKYILIEKNKYFKDEAIKLLNENNKNELLNRFYKDIEFGTAGMRGIIGAGTYYMNTYNVIKASQGIANYILKITKNPKVVISYDSRYFSKEFAYDAAEIFSLNGFKVYIYKQLRPTPQLSYTVIKLDCDIGIMITASHNPKEYNGYKVYWKGGCQIIPPHESLIIYEIQKMSHIESIIIKEEKINNKSIVELNNEIDIPFIEKINEKFPNFNEKSKQIKLRVAYTPLHGAGGIIIKELFKNSKVELLIEPTQINPDPEFPTVKYPNPEYNIAMSKVIEFAKTEKCDIAIATDPDADRIGLAFNNGTEWKILNGNQIACILSNYLLSKESNPKNTFIVASFVTTPMLDKIVYKYNSTLFRTYTGFKWIGNLIDEMKIKEPNKKFIFGCEESHGYLIGDVTRDKDAFSAIKGCCELMLTLKENKMTMEQYLQEMYKEFGYYEEFSITKNFKGFQGEPLREKLMSKLRNEKQKEFAGIKVIKKLDYQKLKEIDINGNVNEILDYKYPTNAIKLLLDNETTITVRPSGTEPKIKFYVSIHSRYEQKNNIFDIINNINMEIEKY, from the coding sequence ATGAAAAACAATGAACTCTTTAAAAGAATAAAAAAATATATCCTTATTGAAAAAAATAAATACTTTAAAGATGAAGCAATAAAACTACTCAACGAAAACAATAAAAACGAATTGCTTAACAGATTTTACAAAGATATAGAATTTGGCACGGCTGGTATGAGGGGCATTATTGGAGCCGGTACTTATTATATGAATACCTACAACGTAATAAAAGCAAGCCAAGGAATTGCTAACTATATTCTTAAAATAACTAAAAACCCAAAAGTTGTGATAAGCTATGATTCAAGATATTTCTCAAAAGAATTTGCTTATGATGCTGCTGAAATTTTTTCATTAAATGGTTTTAAAGTTTATATATATAAACAATTAAGACCAACACCTCAATTGTCTTATACAGTGATAAAATTAGATTGCGATATTGGAATAATGATAACAGCAAGTCATAATCCAAAAGAATACAATGGATACAAAGTTTATTGGAAAGGAGGATGTCAGATAATACCTCCTCATGAATCCCTTATAATATATGAAATTCAAAAAATGTCTCATATTGAAAGCATTATTATAAAAGAAGAAAAAATAAATAATAAATCAATAGTAGAACTCAATAATGAAATTGATATTCCATTCATAGAAAAAATAAATGAAAAATTTCCTAACTTTAATGAAAAAAGCAAACAAATAAAATTAAGAGTAGCGTATACTCCTTTACATGGAGCAGGAGGAATAATAATAAAAGAATTATTCAAAAACAGTAAAGTAGAATTATTAATTGAACCAACACAAATAAATCCTGATCCGGAATTTCCCACAGTAAAATACCCTAATCCTGAATACAATATTGCTATGTCTAAAGTAATAGAATTTGCCAAAACAGAAAAATGCGACATTGCGATTGCAACTGATCCAGATGCGGATAGGATAGGCCTTGCCTTTAATAACGGCACAGAATGGAAAATTTTAAATGGAAATCAAATAGCATGCATTTTATCGAACTATTTATTATCTAAAGAGAGTAATCCAAAAAATACATTTATAGTAGCTTCCTTTGTCACAACTCCTATGTTGGATAAAATAGTTTATAAATATAATTCAACATTATTTAGAACATATACAGGATTTAAATGGATAGGAAACTTAATAGATGAAATGAAAATCAAAGAACCGAATAAAAAATTTATTTTTGGTTGTGAAGAAAGTCATGGATACTTAATTGGAGATGTAACTAGAGACAAAGATGCATTTTCAGCTATCAAAGGTTGTTGCGAATTAATGCTTACTCTTAAAGAAAATAAAATGACAATGGAACAATATCTTCAAGAAATGTACAAAGAATTTGGATATTATGAAGAATTTTCAATTACTAAAAACTTCAAAGGTTTTCAAGGAGAACCTTTAAGAGAAAAACTAATGTCAAAGTTAAGAAATGAAAAACAAAAAGAATTTGCAGGAATTAAGGTGATTAAAAAATTAGACTATCAAAAATTGAAAGAAATAGATATTAATGGAAATGTCAACGAAATATTAGATTACAAATATCCTACTAATGCAATAAAATTATTATTAGATAATGAAACCACAATAACTGTTAGGCCTTCTGGAACAGAACCAAAAATTAAATTTTATGTATCTATACATTCAAGATACGAACAAAAAAATAATATTTTTGATATAATTAATAATATAAATATGGAGATAGAAAAATATTAA
- the uvrB gene encoding excinuclease ABC subunit UvrB, producing MKFCLKSDYVPAGDQPKAIRQIKESIIFNNKYQTLKGVTGSGKTFTVANVIRDLNRPSLIISHNKTLAAQLYREFKDFFPDNAVEYFVSYYDYYQPESYIASKDLYIEKEATINEELDIKRIRAVTSLSRRRDVIVVATVSSIYALGSPEFFKSSAHAFFVGQKISIKDMADIFVKLQYSRTLMNLEHDKFSIKGDIIDVWPSNEHDNFAYRIYLDFDEIVSIKRISPFTKKILGSVDEFTLFAKSYFVIPYNTILDALPKIYLDLKIQYHYFKENGKFIEAERLKQRVEYDIEMLRETGTCQGIENYTKYFSENEKGRPYCLFDFFPRDYLLFVDESHVTLPQIRGMYNGDYARKLNLVNFGFRLPSALENRPLKYHEFESIINQAVFISATPGLEECEKSSIIVEQIIRPTGLVDPEIILKNSDGQMEDIYNEIQKRIALNEKVLVTTLTKKMAEDLTDYLLSLDIKSSYLHAELNAIERVDIITSLRKSEIDVIVGINLLREGLDIPEVSLVIILDADKVGFLRSSTSLIQVIGRAARNSNGCVIMYYDQVSFSMQDAIDETNRRRSIQIEYNRKNNITPRTVIKRVQNILEKELKSETVNDDIKKIISDKNLSKKNLINKLKFKLDEAVNDERFEDAIFLRDKIRELTKN from the coding sequence ATGAAATTTTGTTTGAAGTCTGATTATGTTCCTGCCGGTGACCAACCAAAAGCAATTAGGCAGATTAAAGAATCAATTATATTTAATAATAAGTATCAGACCTTAAAGGGTGTAACAGGAAGTGGCAAGACTTTTACAGTTGCTAATGTTATTAGAGATTTAAACAGACCTTCTTTGATAATTAGCCATAATAAAACTTTGGCAGCACAGCTTTATAGGGAATTTAAGGATTTTTTTCCAGATAATGCAGTTGAATATTTTGTTTCTTATTATGATTATTATCAGCCTGAGTCTTATATTGCTTCAAAAGATTTGTATATAGAAAAGGAAGCCACTATTAATGAAGAGCTTGATATAAAGAGGATAAGGGCAGTAACTTCTCTTTCTAGAAGGAGAGATGTTATTGTTGTTGCTACAGTATCTTCAATCTATGCCTTAGGTTCTCCAGAATTTTTTAAAAGCTCAGCGCATGCTTTTTTTGTAGGACAAAAGATTTCTATTAAGGATATGGCGGATATTTTTGTGAAATTGCAGTATTCAAGAACTCTTATGAATCTTGAGCATGATAAATTTTCTATTAAAGGAGATATTATTGATGTATGGCCTAGTAATGAGCATGATAATTTTGCTTATAGGATTTATTTGGATTTTGATGAAATTGTTAGTATTAAAAGGATTAGCCCATTTACAAAAAAGATTTTAGGAAGTGTGGATGAATTTACTCTTTTTGCTAAGTCTTATTTTGTTATTCCTTATAATACTATATTAGATGCTCTTCCTAAAATATATCTTGATTTAAAGATTCAATATCATTATTTTAAAGAAAATGGAAAGTTTATTGAGGCTGAAAGACTTAAGCAAAGGGTGGAATATGATATTGAAATGTTAAGAGAAACTGGGACATGTCAAGGTATAGAAAATTATACTAAATATTTTAGCGAAAATGAAAAAGGGAGGCCTTATTGTCTTTTTGATTTTTTTCCTAGGGATTACTTGCTTTTTGTTGATGAATCACATGTGACTTTGCCACAGATTAGAGGGATGTATAATGGAGATTATGCAAGGAAATTGAATCTTGTGAATTTTGGATTTAGACTTCCGTCAGCGCTTGAGAATAGACCTCTTAAATATCATGAATTTGAATCTATTATTAATCAAGCTGTTTTTATTTCAGCTACTCCTGGGCTTGAAGAGTGTGAAAAAAGTAGCATTATTGTTGAGCAAATAATTCGTCCGACAGGTCTTGTTGATCCAGAGATTATTCTTAAGAATTCAGATGGGCAAATGGAAGATATTTATAATGAAATACAAAAAAGAATTGCTTTGAATGAGAAAGTTTTAGTTACAACTTTAACTAAAAAAATGGCAGAAGATTTAACGGATTATTTATTAAGTCTTGATATTAAGTCTAGTTATTTACATGCAGAGCTTAATGCTATTGAGAGAGTTGATATTATTACATCACTTAGGAAATCAGAGATTGATGTTATTGTGGGAATTAATTTGTTAAGAGAGGGATTAGATATTCCTGAAGTATCTCTTGTTATAATACTGGATGCGGATAAAGTAGGCTTTCTAAGGTCTTCTACTTCTCTAATACAAGTAATTGGTAGAGCTGCTAGAAACTCAAATGGTTGTGTTATAATGTATTATGATCAAGTAAGTTTTTCAATGCAAGATGCTATTGATGAAACTAATAGAAGGCGGAGTATTCAAATTGAATACAATAGGAAAAATAATATTACTCCAAGGACTGTTATTAAAAGAGTTCAAAATATTTTAGAAAAAGAATTAAAAAGCGAAACTGTTAATGATGATATTAAAAAAATTATTTCAGATAAAAATTTATCTAAGAAAAATCTTATCAATAAACTTAAGTTTAAGCTGGATGAAGCAGTTAATGACGAAAGGTTTGAAGATGCTATCTTTTTAAGAGATAAAATAAGAGAATTAACTAAAAATTAA